One Syngnathoides biaculeatus isolate LvHL_M chromosome 4, ASM1980259v1, whole genome shotgun sequence DNA window includes the following coding sequences:
- the tmed7 gene encoding transmembrane emp24 domain-containing protein 7 isoform X2 yields the protein MATFLTRLTKQLAVVTGGHYDVDCRLEDPEGTTLYKEMKKQYDSFTFTAAKDGTYKFCFSNEFSTFTHKTVYFDFQVGDDPPLFPNENRATALTHLESTCVSIHEALKSVIDYQTHFRLREAQGRSRAEDLNTRVAFWSIGEALVLLVVSISQVVLLRSFFSDKKTTTTRMGS from the exons atggctacatttttaactcgactcacgaaacagctagcg GTTGTGACCGGCGGCCACTATGACGTGGACTGCCGCCTGGAGGACCCGGAAGGCACAACTCTCTACAAGGAGATGAAGAAGCAGTACGACAGCTTCACCTTCACCGCCGCCAAGGACGGCACATACAAGTTCTGCTTCAGCAACGAGTTCTCCACGTTCACGCACAAGACGGTCTACTTCGACTTCCAGGTCGGGGACGACCCGCCGCTCTTCCCCAACGAGAACAGGGCCACCGCCCTCACCCAC TTGGAGTCGACCTGCGTATCTATCCACGAGGCCCTGAAGTCCGTCATCGACTACCAGACGCACTTCCGCCTGCGTGAGGCGCAGGGACGCAGCCGCGCCGAGGACCTGAACACGCGTGTGGCCTTCTGGTCCATTGGCGAGGCCCTGGTCCTGCTGGTGGTCAGCATCAGTCAGGTGGTCCTGCTCCGGAGCTTCTTCTCCGACAAGAAGACCACCACTACCCGCATGGGATCTTAA
- the tmed7 gene encoding transmembrane emp24 domain-containing protein 7 isoform X1: MYGSLRVMLQVLWAQLALCGWALGSELTFELPDNAKQCFYEDITTGTKCTLEFQVVTGGHYDVDCRLEDPEGTTLYKEMKKQYDSFTFTAAKDGTYKFCFSNEFSTFTHKTVYFDFQVGDDPPLFPNENRATALTHLESTCVSIHEALKSVIDYQTHFRLREAQGRSRAEDLNTRVAFWSIGEALVLLVVSISQVVLLRSFFSDKKTTTTRMGS; this comes from the exons ATGTACGGCTCGTTGCGAGTGATGCTGCAGGTGCTGTGGGCCCAGCTCGCCCTGTGTGGCTGGGCGCTGGGCTCCGAGCTCACGTTCGAGCTTCCGGACAACGCCAAACAGTGCTTTTACGAGGACATCACCACCGGAACCAAGTGCACGCTGGAATTCCAG GTTGTGACCGGCGGCCACTATGACGTGGACTGCCGCCTGGAGGACCCGGAAGGCACAACTCTCTACAAGGAGATGAAGAAGCAGTACGACAGCTTCACCTTCACCGCCGCCAAGGACGGCACATACAAGTTCTGCTTCAGCAACGAGTTCTCCACGTTCACGCACAAGACGGTCTACTTCGACTTCCAGGTCGGGGACGACCCGCCGCTCTTCCCCAACGAGAACAGGGCCACCGCCCTCACCCAC TTGGAGTCGACCTGCGTATCTATCCACGAGGCCCTGAAGTCCGTCATCGACTACCAGACGCACTTCCGCCTGCGTGAGGCGCAGGGACGCAGCCGCGCCGAGGACCTGAACACGCGTGTGGCCTTCTGGTCCATTGGCGAGGCCCTGGTCCTGCTGGTGGTCAGCATCAGTCAGGTGGTCCTGCTCCGGAGCTTCTTCTCCGACAAGAAGACCACCACTACCCGCATGGGATCTTAA